A single region of the Saprospiraceae bacterium genome encodes:
- a CDS encoding ArsA family ATPase: protein MRIILFTGKGGVGKTTVAASTALKAAKEGKKTLIISTDPAHSLSDALDIQLTPEPTEIAPNLFAQEFDVYYSMEKYWNNMRNLMNTIFRWKGVKNVVAEELSVLPGMEEASAFLWLEKYHSEGIYDVIVIDSAPTGETLTLLSLPQVAKSWMTKAFSRNNLAVKTVTKGVKFFTGVPLDKGLEEMDELFNKLERIQQVFLDPEVTSIRIVTNPERMVIKEARRAYTYLQLYGYNVDAVVINRILPEKEVGEAFKYYLSSQKKYIEEIEESFKPLPILKVKHQGSEVFGMQQLDKISASLYEEKSAVAVLHLDKPFEVIENEKGYFFKTRLPFVEGEEISLKKFGDELIIDLGNRRRSVMLPRFASFLKLEEYRFQAPWLVVSLIK from the coding sequence ATGCGAATTATTCTGTTTACAGGGAAGGGAGGAGTTGGAAAAACAACGGTGGCTGCATCCACTGCACTAAAAGCTGCAAAGGAGGGAAAGAAGACCCTGATTATTTCTACGGATCCGGCGCATAGCTTATCAGATGCATTGGATATCCAACTTACGCCGGAGCCTACGGAGATCGCACCTAACCTTTTTGCACAGGAATTTGACGTCTATTATTCTATGGAAAAATACTGGAATAATATGCGCAATTTGATGAATACGATCTTCCGTTGGAAAGGGGTGAAAAATGTAGTGGCGGAAGAATTGTCCGTTTTACCCGGCATGGAAGAAGCTTCGGCTTTTCTGTGGTTGGAGAAATACCACTCCGAAGGAATCTATGATGTAATAGTGATCGATAGTGCGCCGACGGGAGAAACGCTTACGCTTTTATCCTTGCCACAGGTAGCTAAGTCATGGATGACCAAGGCCTTTTCAAGGAATAACCTGGCCGTCAAAACAGTAACAAAAGGCGTTAAGTTTTTTACCGGGGTTCCTTTGGACAAGGGCTTGGAAGAAATGGATGAACTTTTTAATAAATTAGAGCGCATCCAGCAAGTATTTCTCGACCCGGAAGTTACTTCAATTCGGATCGTAACCAACCCCGAGCGAATGGTGATCAAAGAGGCCAGAAGGGCTTATACTTATCTTCAGTTGTACGGGTATAATGTAGATGCGGTAGTGATCAACAGAATCCTCCCAGAAAAAGAAGTAGGTGAAGCCTTTAAATATTACCTCAGTTCTCAGAAAAAGTACATTGAAGAAATTGAGGAAAGCTTCAAACCGCTTCCTATCCTGAAAGTGAAACACCAGGGAAGTGAAGTGTTTGGGATGCAACAACTAGATAAAATAAGTGCTTCCCTTTACGAAGAAAAAAGCGCCGTTGCTGTTTTGCATCTAGACAAACCATTTGAGGTGATAGAAAACGAGAAGGGCTACTTTTTCAAAACAAGATTGCCTTTTGTGGAAGGGGAGGAGATTTCCTTGAAGAAATTCGGTGATGAATTAATTATTGATTTGGGGAATCGACGCAGGTCTGTTATGTTGCCCCGGTTTGCCAGTTTTTTGAAACTGGAGGAATATCGTTTTCAAGCACCCTGGCTAGTGGTATCATTGATTAAATAG
- a CDS encoding alpha/beta fold hydrolase: MEKAQRIKKPSVLSFLDENRKVWIALWQAYTFRKTHQTTAKGDGHPVLVLPGFMASDLSSFLLRRFIKEQGYVPYPWGLGRNYGDLSQLNTLLTKIETLQAKHQTQVSLIGWSLGGVYARQLAKERPDLVRQVITLAAPFAGIDQPNNAAWLHKLINYRSPIADADQKWLVDLAGPAPVPTTALYSKDDGVVPWQACMEPIEDALHQNVEIKGGHFGMGYLPSTWLLIADRLQLTAANWKPFFP, translated from the coding sequence ATGGAGAAAGCGCAACGGATTAAAAAACCCTCCGTTCTAAGTTTTTTGGATGAAAACAGGAAGGTATGGATTGCCTTGTGGCAAGCCTATACTTTTCGAAAAACCCACCAAACGACGGCGAAGGGAGATGGGCATCCGGTGCTGGTGCTACCTGGCTTTATGGCCAGTGATTTATCCTCTTTTTTGCTTCGAAGATTCATCAAAGAACAAGGCTATGTGCCTTATCCTTGGGGATTAGGGCGAAATTACGGAGACCTTAGTCAACTCAACACTTTACTAACCAAAATAGAAACGCTGCAAGCTAAACACCAGACCCAGGTAAGTCTGATCGGCTGGAGTTTAGGTGGCGTTTATGCCAGGCAATTGGCCAAGGAAAGACCCGATTTGGTTCGGCAAGTCATTACCTTGGCCGCGCCTTTTGCTGGCATAGATCAACCCAACAATGCCGCCTGGCTTCACAAATTGATCAATTACCGAAGCCCCATTGCAGATGCAGATCAAAAGTGGCTAGTCGATTTAGCAGGCCCTGCACCTGTTCCTACCACGGCCCTCTATTCCAAGGACGATGGCGTCGTCCCCTGGCAAGCCTGTATGGAGCCAATAGAAGATGCCCTGCATCAAAATGTAGAGATAAAAGGCGGGCACTTCGGTATGGGTTATCTTCCTTCTACCTGGCTGCTGATAGCAGACCGGCTGCAACTCACTGCCGCCAACTGGAAACCTTTTTTTCCCTAA
- a CDS encoding c-type cytochrome, with product MKNQTSKQALSSWRWLLLLFLLSFSCNAGEKNASPTLDEVAATDEVAAYMKAFEGRGDQTDDSQPTSPDQVLKTFNYPEDLALDLLAAEPLVHQPVELNFDHRGRLWVVQYGQYPFPAGLKVTGYDYHLRAQFDKVPQPPPQGVKGADKITLLEDTDLDGRYDKATDAITGLNIATSVCWGREKIWVLNPPYLLAYPDPDGDGFPNGEPSVHLEGFGLEDTHAVANSLCWGPDGWLYGAQGSTTTANISSSVTKNVQFNGQGIWRYHPETEIFELFAEGGGNTFHVEMDDKGRIYSGHNGGEARGQYYKQGAYYPKNWGKHGALTNPYSFGFLDHMKMEGENLRFTHAFVRYGGNGLPARYHDALIGINPLHNFLQVSRFAIEGSTFKTIDTERILSSKDHWFRPVDIQAGPDGGIYLADWYDSRLSHIDPRDTWHRASGRIYRLKNKNSTSYVVPDFSQLTNAELIQMLAHENRWMRQQALRQFGDRKDASVIPELKTILLKQGGQLALEALWAINLSGGFDEAVADIGIHHIDPFVRVWAVRLLGDQHKVSPGMAKEMAKIAQDEGHPEVRGQLASSAKRLAGVIALPIIKALIDSEENTNDPNNPLLYWWALEAKAESDRLAIGAMFKTATFWENPIVKEVLLERLGQRYVMAGGKDNLEMVSQLLKYAPSAQAARPLLTGFTEGLRGQQLSDLPPGLNALVNRYKAELGENTLSLALRQGDDHALEKVLMLIADPMADRIEKLEYVQVLGDINKPQAVPVLLGVVERNQASPALRQAALNALQHYSGLEIGTKVANWYPHQLRADPGMRRAALALLISRPAWARELLHKIKNTREIRTDDISLDQVQQLLLLNDEEMVKTTRQLWPDVRPLASADKAYDIQRFKTIINTQTGDIARGQLLFNQSCGACHRLFGQGGTIGPDLTGYERKNLDYLLLHIVDPNADIREGYLNYLLTTKDGRYLTGTITDQSAKTVRFRSISGEETVWPMDEIATLKAQEISLMPERLLNRLSDQEISDLFSYLREGETVLQRRIKQ from the coding sequence ATGAAAAACCAAACCTCCAAACAAGCGCTTAGCAGTTGGCGATGGCTGCTGCTGCTATTTCTCCTTTCCTTTTCCTGTAATGCAGGCGAAAAAAATGCTTCTCCTACCTTGGATGAGGTGGCCGCTACGGACGAAGTGGCTGCTTACATGAAAGCATTTGAAGGCCGAGGCGACCAGACGGACGATTCCCAACCTACTTCTCCTGACCAAGTGCTTAAAACATTTAATTATCCTGAAGATTTGGCGCTGGACTTGCTTGCGGCGGAACCCTTGGTACATCAACCTGTGGAACTAAATTTTGACCATCGGGGGCGCCTCTGGGTCGTACAATATGGCCAATATCCCTTCCCCGCTGGGCTCAAGGTCACAGGATACGATTACCACCTGCGGGCGCAATTTGATAAAGTGCCGCAGCCTCCTCCACAGGGGGTAAAAGGCGCTGATAAGATTACCTTACTGGAAGATACCGACCTGGATGGACGCTACGATAAAGCAACGGATGCCATTACAGGACTGAACATAGCAACCAGTGTATGCTGGGGAAGAGAGAAGATTTGGGTGCTCAATCCACCTTACTTACTCGCTTATCCCGATCCAGATGGTGATGGCTTTCCCAATGGTGAGCCATCTGTTCATTTAGAGGGGTTTGGGCTAGAAGATACTCATGCGGTAGCCAATAGCTTATGCTGGGGGCCTGACGGTTGGTTGTATGGCGCGCAAGGAAGTACCACTACGGCCAATATTAGCTCCTCCGTGACAAAAAATGTGCAATTTAACGGGCAGGGCATCTGGCGTTACCATCCGGAAACGGAAATATTCGAGTTATTTGCCGAGGGTGGAGGAAATACCTTTCACGTGGAGATGGATGATAAAGGTCGCATTTATTCTGGGCATAATGGTGGTGAAGCCCGGGGCCAATATTACAAACAAGGCGCCTACTACCCCAAAAATTGGGGAAAACACGGCGCACTTACCAATCCTTATAGTTTTGGTTTTCTTGACCACATGAAAATGGAAGGGGAAAACCTTCGGTTTACACATGCTTTCGTGCGTTACGGAGGGAATGGCCTGCCAGCACGCTATCACGACGCCTTGATTGGCATCAACCCGCTCCACAACTTCTTGCAGGTCAGCCGTTTTGCTATAGAAGGCTCTACTTTTAAAACCATTGATACCGAAAGAATACTTTCTTCAAAAGACCATTGGTTTCGACCTGTTGATATCCAGGCGGGACCGGATGGAGGGATATATTTAGCAGATTGGTACGATAGTCGCCTTTCTCATATCGACCCGCGTGATACCTGGCACCGAGCTAGTGGCCGTATTTATCGACTCAAAAATAAAAATAGCACCTCCTACGTCGTACCTGATTTTAGCCAGCTAACCAATGCTGAATTGATCCAAATGTTGGCTCATGAAAACAGATGGATGCGTCAGCAGGCCTTGCGCCAATTTGGAGACCGCAAAGATGCAAGTGTAATCCCCGAATTGAAAACTATCCTGCTAAAACAAGGTGGACAATTGGCTTTGGAAGCCCTTTGGGCCATCAACTTGAGTGGTGGTTTTGATGAGGCAGTGGCTGACATAGGCATTCATCATATTGATCCATTTGTCCGGGTGTGGGCCGTCCGCTTGTTAGGAGACCAGCATAAGGTATCGCCCGGTATGGCCAAAGAGATGGCTAAAATAGCGCAGGATGAAGGCCACCCAGAAGTCCGTGGTCAGCTGGCTTCTTCCGCTAAAAGATTAGCTGGCGTTATTGCGCTACCCATTATAAAGGCCTTAATCGACTCAGAGGAGAATACAAACGATCCGAATAATCCGCTTCTCTATTGGTGGGCCCTTGAAGCTAAGGCCGAAAGTGATCGTTTAGCAATTGGCGCCATGTTCAAAACAGCTACTTTTTGGGAAAACCCCATCGTTAAAGAAGTGTTGTTGGAACGATTGGGGCAACGCTATGTCATGGCTGGTGGAAAAGACAACCTCGAAATGGTATCACAATTATTAAAATATGCGCCTTCTGCTCAGGCTGCACGGCCCTTATTGACTGGCTTTACTGAAGGACTGAGGGGACAACAACTGTCTGATTTACCTCCTGGGCTCAATGCCCTTGTCAATCGCTACAAAGCGGAGCTAGGAGAAAACACGCTAAGTCTGGCCCTTAGACAAGGTGACGATCATGCCCTTGAAAAGGTGTTGATGCTGATCGCTGATCCAATGGCTGACCGGATCGAGAAACTGGAATATGTGCAGGTACTGGGAGATATCAATAAACCCCAGGCCGTTCCTGTATTATTAGGCGTAGTGGAACGAAACCAAGCCTCGCCTGCACTACGGCAAGCGGCGTTGAATGCACTACAGCACTATTCCGGTTTGGAAATTGGAACAAAAGTGGCCAATTGGTATCCACATCAATTGAGAGCCGACCCAGGGATGCGGAGGGCTGCTCTAGCGCTTTTAATTAGCCGGCCAGCATGGGCGCGGGAACTGCTCCATAAGATCAAAAACACAAGAGAAATCAGGACCGATGATATTTCTCTCGATCAGGTCCAACAATTATTGCTGTTGAATGATGAAGAGATGGTAAAAACCACGCGGCAATTGTGGCCAGATGTACGCCCCTTAGCTTCAGCAGATAAGGCCTATGATATTCAGCGGTTTAAAACGATAATTAATACTCAAACTGGTGATATTGCTCGGGGACAGCTTTTATTTAACCAATCATGCGGTGCTTGTCACCGACTATTTGGTCAGGGTGGTACCATTGGTCCGGACCTCACGGGTTACGAAAGGAAGAACCTGGACTATTTGCTCTTGCACATTGTCGATCCCAATGCGGATATTCGGGAAGGATATCTTAATTATTTGCTTACGACTAAGGATGGGCGCTACCTGACAGGTACGATTACCGATCAGTCTGCCAAAACGGTCCGTTTTCGATCCATCTCAGGAGAAGAGACGGTTTGGCCTATGGATGAGATCGCAACATTAAAAGCGCAGGAGATATCCCTGATGCCAGAGCGACTATTGAATCGTTTGTCTGACCAGGAAATCAGCGATTTGTTTTCCTATTTAAGGGAAGGTGAAACTGTATTACAGAGAAGGATAAAACAGTAA
- a CDS encoding alpha/beta hydrolase — translation MWKSKKESNVVERPSLFWLLTETGRAVTELGFSIPYRKFFFPKNQGDGHPVLVLPGFMSTDTSTRPLRNFIDDLGYTAYGWDLGRNTAKIEFLHLLVDKLETIYEEHQEPVSLIGWSLGGVFARQIAKEKPELIRQVVTLGSPFKGVHQPNNVAWIYDIISNGKRVKDNDPVLFENIPLPAPVPTTAVYTKEDGIVPWHLCLEDEDDIHQNIQVRGSHFGLGVNLTVLEIIADRLLYNSENWSYFRPNHFVKDLLFYPSL, via the coding sequence ATGTGGAAGTCTAAAAAGGAATCAAATGTGGTCGAGCGCCCTTCCTTATTTTGGTTGCTAACCGAAACGGGGCGCGCTGTTACCGAGTTGGGGTTTTCCATTCCGTATCGGAAATTTTTTTTTCCCAAGAACCAGGGAGATGGGCATCCTGTTTTGGTTTTGCCCGGATTCATGTCAACGGATACCTCTACACGCCCATTGCGAAACTTCATTGATGATTTAGGTTATACCGCCTATGGTTGGGATTTGGGTAGAAATACCGCCAAAATTGAATTCCTGCATCTTCTTGTAGATAAGTTAGAAACCATTTATGAGGAACATCAGGAACCCGTCAGTTTGATTGGCTGGAGCCTTGGTGGGGTTTTTGCGCGTCAAATTGCGAAAGAAAAGCCTGAACTCATCCGACAGGTAGTCACTTTGGGCTCTCCTTTTAAAGGGGTGCACCAGCCAAACAATGTGGCATGGATTTACGATATCATTTCTAATGGTAAACGGGTGAAGGACAATGACCCCGTTCTTTTTGAAAATATTCCCTTACCTGCGCCGGTGCCAACTACCGCTGTATACACCAAAGAGGACGGCATCGTCCCTTGGCATTTGTGCCTGGAAGACGAAGATGATATCCATCAGAACATTCAAGTTCGCGGCAGCCATTTCGGCCTAGGCGTCAACCTGACGGTTCTGGAAATCATAGCAGACCGGCTCCTTTATAACTCGGAAAATTGGTCCTATTTTCGACCAAATCATTTTGTCAAGGATTTACTGTTTTATCCTTCTCTGTAA
- a CDS encoding HAD-IB family hydrolase translates to MEGIINDPIFLKKLITIAEQLGRPYDQVHKEAADCLKELETVHQPLANIVGLQVSQYILSRAYKKTIDVNSLEIKELTKLARRHPIAFVMTHKTYLDMFVLAVTLGRHGIPFPYTFAGINMDFMGFGHIARQSGVIFIRRSFKDDIIYKAALRHFIAALVKEGSHFMWAIEGTRSRTGKLVWPKVGILKYIREAEEESAKEVKYVPVSIVYDLIPDVKEMTLEGRGKNKSPESLKWFLDYVRRMDGNFGKVSIRFGAPVQANAENSVEIIVDKRQPKPDTIQLSTFALELVHKINQITPVTTASLICISLLSKFSLNKKTIENDVVDLMQLIERYKPDALVDRGKPIGESVQNALNLLGRAKLVLQHGEALDAKYVLNSEHHLQATYYANMSVHHLYHRAFIELALLKSAEAKAGERQAAFWTEIMHLRSLFKFEFFYSRKLLFADEIETNLALLGEDEVALIESSKSHKLAFFEKQEVILAPVVLYTYVEAYRVVVYALQHWKPDRVFEENAFMEECLFLSEEMHWQGRIQKIGAISKPFLQNGIRLMQNLGLIPTLEDPKTLKISSLQDQLDAIADRIRQLQGIILAKPVMESSIVPIEREIVPGSKTEAITQNIMAGESGPHIGAFFDLDRTLIKNFSAKEFFQTRLLSGKITARELIAQFAGVLVYATGNGNFAGLAAVGAQGVRGIDEHVFIEVGEEVYQKHLAAEIYPESRALVKAHLAKGHTVAIISAATPYQVNPVARDLNIPHVMCTRMEVEKGKFTGNIIEPACWGEGKAHAATALATEHKLDLAKCYFYTDSAADAPLLEIVGYPRPINPDTKLSALAFKNNWPVFRFNDEARPEMLNFVRTGLALGSLIPAVISGLTKGAFNLSWQDGVNSLMASVGDLVVSAAGIALVVKGEQHLWSKRPAVFIFNHQSSADIFIVSKLIRKDATGIAKKELKLMPIIGQLMVASGVIFIDRKNRESAIEAMKPAVEALKTGTSIIIFPEGTRSKDYKLGAFKKGAFHMAMEAGVPIVPVVIRNAHDAMPRGSNVLRSVAIEVIAFPPIPTKRWKKENLDEHISKIRGLYLKELGQEDPHPVKTNGQLPQKFSEKEK, encoded by the coding sequence ATGGAAGGTATTATAAACGATCCTATTTTTTTAAAGAAATTGATAACGATTGCTGAGCAATTGGGCCGACCCTATGATCAGGTGCACAAGGAAGCAGCGGATTGTTTGAAAGAATTGGAGACGGTCCACCAACCCCTGGCCAATATCGTTGGGTTGCAGGTCTCTCAGTACATTTTATCCCGAGCATATAAAAAAACCATAGATGTCAATTCGTTGGAAATCAAAGAACTGACTAAGCTGGCTCGGCGTCACCCCATTGCCTTTGTGATGACGCATAAGACCTATCTGGATATGTTTGTACTAGCGGTGACTTTGGGTCGCCACGGCATTCCCTTTCCTTACACTTTTGCCGGGATAAACATGGATTTTATGGGATTTGGGCATATCGCCCGGCAAAGTGGCGTTATTTTTATTCGGCGGTCCTTTAAAGATGATATTATTTACAAGGCCGCACTGCGACATTTTATTGCGGCTTTGGTCAAAGAAGGCTCACATTTCATGTGGGCGATTGAGGGTACGCGTTCGCGAACCGGGAAGCTGGTATGGCCCAAAGTGGGCATCCTGAAATATATCCGAGAAGCAGAGGAGGAATCGGCTAAAGAAGTGAAGTATGTCCCCGTTTCGATCGTGTATGATTTGATCCCTGATGTAAAGGAAATGACCCTTGAAGGCCGGGGAAAAAACAAAAGTCCTGAAAGCCTAAAGTGGTTTTTGGATTATGTTAGAAGGATGGATGGCAATTTTGGGAAGGTTTCGATTCGCTTTGGTGCGCCTGTGCAGGCCAATGCCGAAAACTCAGTAGAAATCATTGTCGATAAAAGACAGCCCAAGCCGGATACCATTCAGCTATCCACTTTTGCATTGGAATTAGTGCATAAAATTAATCAGATTACGCCTGTTACCACTGCTTCATTGATTTGTATCTCATTGCTTAGCAAGTTTTCCTTGAATAAAAAGACCATTGAAAATGACGTGGTGGATTTGATGCAGCTCATCGAAAGGTACAAACCGGATGCCCTGGTTGATCGAGGTAAACCTATTGGAGAAAGCGTTCAAAACGCTTTGAATCTTTTGGGAAGAGCCAAGTTGGTTTTGCAGCATGGCGAGGCCTTGGATGCGAAATACGTCCTGAACTCGGAACACCACTTGCAGGCCACTTATTATGCCAACATGTCCGTCCATCACCTCTACCACCGGGCCTTCATCGAGTTGGCGCTTTTAAAATCAGCCGAAGCAAAGGCTGGTGAGCGTCAAGCCGCTTTTTGGACTGAAATCATGCACCTAAGGTCACTTTTTAAGTTTGAATTTTTTTATTCCCGAAAACTATTGTTTGCAGATGAGATCGAAACCAACCTGGCTCTTTTAGGAGAGGATGAGGTGGCCTTAATTGAATCTTCGAAATCGCATAAGCTGGCTTTTTTTGAAAAGCAAGAGGTCATTCTTGCGCCAGTTGTGTTGTATACCTACGTCGAAGCTTATCGGGTGGTGGTTTACGCTTTACAACATTGGAAGCCTGATCGTGTGTTTGAAGAAAATGCCTTTATGGAGGAGTGTTTGTTTTTGAGTGAAGAAATGCATTGGCAGGGGCGTATTCAAAAGATCGGGGCTATTTCAAAGCCTTTTCTACAGAATGGGATCCGGTTGATGCAAAACTTGGGCCTTATTCCTACACTTGAAGACCCTAAAACGCTTAAAATAAGCAGTTTACAGGATCAACTTGATGCCATTGCAGATCGGATCAGGCAGCTTCAGGGGATTATTTTGGCTAAGCCAGTCATGGAGTCGTCTATTGTTCCCATTGAGCGGGAGATTGTCCCCGGTTCCAAGACGGAAGCCATTACGCAAAATATCATGGCGGGGGAATCTGGCCCACACATTGGTGCTTTTTTTGATCTGGACCGCACCCTAATCAAGAATTTTTCAGCCAAAGAATTTTTCCAAACACGATTATTGAGTGGTAAAATCACGGCAAGAGAGCTTATCGCACAGTTTGCTGGCGTACTCGTTTATGCTACGGGTAATGGAAATTTTGCGGGCTTGGCTGCGGTAGGTGCTCAAGGGGTCAGAGGCATTGATGAACATGTTTTCATCGAAGTAGGAGAGGAGGTTTACCAAAAGCATTTGGCGGCTGAAATTTACCCCGAGTCGAGGGCCTTGGTAAAGGCACATTTAGCTAAGGGCCATACAGTAGCTATTATTTCTGCGGCCACTCCTTACCAAGTCAACCCGGTTGCAAGGGATTTGAATATCCCACACGTGATGTGTACCCGGATGGAGGTAGAAAAAGGAAAATTTACAGGCAATATCATAGAGCCCGCTTGTTGGGGAGAGGGAAAGGCCCATGCTGCCACTGCATTGGCAACGGAACACAAGCTGGATTTAGCCAAATGCTACTTTTATACGGATAGCGCAGCAGATGCCCCATTGCTGGAGATCGTAGGTTACCCACGGCCGATTAACCCCGATACAAAATTGTCTGCTTTAGCCTTCAAGAATAACTGGCCTGTTTTCCGATTTAATGATGAGGCAAGGCCGGAAATGCTCAACTTTGTGCGTACCGGATTGGCGCTTGGTAGTTTGATTCCCGCGGTTATTTCCGGGCTGACCAAAGGCGCCTTTAATTTGTCGTGGCAAGATGGCGTGAATTCGTTGATGGCTTCTGTGGGTGACCTGGTGGTGTCAGCAGCGGGTATTGCCCTGGTGGTTAAGGGCGAACAGCACCTCTGGTCGAAGCGGCCGGCGGTTTTTATTTTCAATCACCAAAGCAGTGCTGATATTTTTATTGTCTCCAAACTGATCCGTAAAGATGCAACGGGTATCGCCAAGAAAGAACTCAAACTGATGCCCATTATTGGCCAGTTAATGGTAGCCTCAGGGGTGATCTTCATAGATCGAAAAAACAGGGAAAGTGCTATTGAGGCTATGAAACCAGCTGTCGAAGCCCTTAAAACAGGGACCTCCATCATTATTTTTCCGGAAGGCACCCGGAGCAAAGATTACAAATTAGGTGCTTTTAAAAAAGGCGCCTTCCACATGGCGATGGAAGCTGGTGTGCCAATTGTGCCAGTGGTGATTCGGAATGCGCATGATGCCATGCCTCGGGGTTCCAATGTGTTGCGATCGGTGGCCATTGAAGTGATCGCCTTTCCGCCGATACCTACAAAACGCTGGAAAAAAGAAAACCTGGATGAACACATTAGCAAAATCCGTGGATTATACCTAAAAGAACTTGGCCAGGAAGACCCACATCCAGTAAAAACCAATGGCCAATTGCCACAAAAATTTTCGGAGAAGGAAAAATAG
- a CDS encoding NAD(P)H-dependent glycerol-3-phosphate dehydrogenase, translating to MKLRIALLGGGSWGTTVASLTAQNTPTTLWAKNTATVDDINKYHRNERYLPGATLTESLKATHSLKKAVEAADVIVMGVPSQSFRHVLEDAKPHIRPWVPIISLAKGLEQGTRMRMTEVIETVMPGHPAGVLTGPNLAREIMAGQAAASVIAMVDDTIALALQKVFRTGLFRVYTNEDVIGCELGGALKNVIAIAVGMGDGAGAGDNTRAAVITRGLAELTRLGVAMGGSPQTFAGLAGMGDLVATCISSLSRNRHVGFQLGRGRTLEEIINEMSMVAEGVKTCTVVMELAKQLNIEMPISREVYNVVHEGNTVKDAFRGLLRQRSGSEADPG from the coding sequence ATGAAATTACGCATCGCTTTGCTCGGTGGAGGATCCTGGGGAACCACCGTTGCTTCGCTCACCGCTCAAAATACGCCCACCACGTTGTGGGCCAAAAACACCGCTACCGTTGATGACATCAATAAATACCATCGGAATGAGCGGTATCTTCCCGGCGCTACATTGACGGAATCACTCAAAGCGACCCACTCCCTCAAAAAAGCAGTAGAAGCTGCCGATGTGATCGTAATGGGCGTCCCTTCTCAAAGTTTTAGGCATGTGCTGGAAGATGCTAAGCCTCATATTCGCCCCTGGGTGCCGATTATTAGCCTCGCTAAGGGCCTTGAACAAGGGACTCGGATGCGGATGACAGAGGTCATTGAAACGGTGATGCCTGGCCATCCGGCCGGCGTATTGACAGGGCCTAATTTGGCCAGAGAAATCATGGCCGGGCAGGCTGCCGCAAGCGTCATTGCCATGGTGGATGATACCATTGCTCTTGCCTTGCAAAAGGTTTTTAGGACCGGCTTATTCAGGGTGTACACCAATGAGGATGTCATTGGCTGTGAATTGGGGGGCGCCTTGAAAAATGTAATTGCCATTGCGGTAGGAATGGGTGATGGTGCCGGGGCAGGAGACAATACCCGGGCAGCCGTCATCACGCGTGGATTGGCGGAATTGACGCGCCTGGGTGTCGCCATGGGCGGAAGTCCGCAGACCTTTGCTGGCCTAGCAGGAATGGGCGACCTCGTGGCTACCTGTATCAGTTCTCTAAGCCGCAATCGCCATGTCGGCTTTCAACTCGGAAGGGGCAGAACCCTGGAGGAGATCATCAATGAGATGTCGATGGTTGCCGAAGGCGTTAAAACCTGCACGGTTGTAATGGAGTTAGCCAAGCAGCTAAATATAGAAATGCCCATATCAAGGGAGGTCTATAATGTGGTGCATGAAGGGAATACGGTAAAAGATGCTTTCCGGGGGCTGCTTCGCCAGCGATCGGGGTCGGAGGCAGATCCGGGGTAG